A genome region from Natronosalvus rutilus includes the following:
- the yjjX gene encoding inosine/xanthosine triphosphatase, with product MHVAVGSTNPVKVQATERALERYDPSVVGVAVDSGVAEQPTGQHETVTGAKTRARRALERSDADWGVGLEGGVARIDGTDGLYLIMWAAVTDGERNGLGSGPSLRLPTVVAERLEQGAELGPVMDDLLGTTDIAETEGAAGALTDGLTDRTAALAAAVSCAAGPFVTPYYE from the coding sequence ATGCACGTCGCCGTGGGCAGCACGAACCCGGTCAAAGTCCAGGCTACCGAACGCGCTCTCGAGCGGTACGACCCGTCAGTCGTCGGGGTCGCCGTCGACTCCGGCGTAGCCGAACAGCCGACCGGCCAGCACGAAACCGTCACCGGCGCGAAAACGCGAGCGAGGCGCGCCCTCGAACGATCCGACGCCGACTGGGGTGTCGGCCTGGAGGGTGGCGTCGCCCGAATCGACGGTACCGACGGCCTGTACCTGATCATGTGGGCGGCCGTCACGGATGGCGAGCGGAACGGCCTCGGGAGTGGGCCCAGCCTTCGCCTCCCGACCGTCGTCGCCGAACGCCTCGAGCAGGGCGCCGAACTCGGACCCGTGATGGACGACCTGCTGGGAACGACCGACATCGCCGAAACCGAGGGCGCCGCCGGTGCGCTCACCGACGGGTTGACCGACCGAACGGCGGCGCTCGCGGCCGCCGTCTCTTGCGCTGCGGGTCCATTCGTGACGCCGTACTACGAGTAG
- a CDS encoding DUF7123 family protein, with the protein MSTAVAADLTSKQTRILRYLRERATTKTYFKSRLIGEELGMTAKEVGANITAIQDGDYDIEIEKWGYSSSTTWKVLL; encoded by the coding sequence ATGAGCACAGCAGTCGCCGCCGACCTCACGAGCAAACAAACCCGCATCCTGCGGTACCTCCGCGAACGCGCCACGACCAAGACCTACTTCAAGTCCCGGCTGATCGGCGAAGAACTCGGGATGACCGCGAAGGAAGTTGGCGCGAACATCACAGCGATCCAGGACGGCGATTACGACATCGAAATCGAGAAGTGGGGCTACTCCTCGAGTACGACCTGGAAAGTACTTCTGTAA
- a CDS encoding winged helix-turn-helix transcriptional regulator, whose translation MTGSDGVDEKKRATLRRFAAVGAASPLTRFSESAAADTGESDARDAIVGYLSTTPGAHFSKVRDDLQLGTGETQHHLRRLEDLDLVESYSDGDYKRFVPAARFDGFEKNALGYLRRATPRGMLVELLSNPDATASDLAAALEVSPPTVSKYAGELEEAGLLSREDGYAVERPETVLLLLVRYADSFGERAVTLARDADALIRYDG comes from the coding sequence ATGACAGGGTCCGATGGGGTCGACGAGAAGAAACGAGCCACGCTCCGGCGGTTCGCCGCCGTCGGCGCGGCCTCGCCGCTCACGCGCTTTTCGGAGTCAGCCGCCGCCGACACGGGCGAGAGCGACGCCCGAGACGCCATCGTCGGCTACCTCTCGACGACCCCCGGCGCACACTTCTCGAAGGTCAGAGACGATCTCCAGCTCGGAACCGGTGAGACTCAGCACCACCTGCGCCGACTCGAGGACCTCGACCTCGTCGAATCCTACAGCGACGGCGACTATAAGCGGTTCGTCCCCGCCGCCCGGTTCGACGGCTTCGAGAAGAACGCCCTCGGGTATCTCCGGCGAGCGACCCCGCGAGGCATGCTCGTCGAACTCCTCTCGAATCCGGACGCGACGGCGAGCGACCTGGCGGCCGCCCTCGAGGTGTCCCCACCGACGGTGAGCAAGTACGCGGGCGAACTCGAGGAAGCCGGCTTGCTCTCTCGGGAAGACGGATACGCGGTCGAACGACCCGAAACCGTCCTGTTGTTGCTCGTTCGGTACGCCGATTCGTTCGGCGAGCGAGCGGTGACACTGGCGCGGGACGCGGACGCGTTGATCAGGTACGATGGGTAG
- a CDS encoding SPFH domain-containing protein translates to MVPELILAQAATVGLFIGALLLIVVLAALLSAIEIVNAYEKRALTVFGEYRKLLEPGINVIPPFVSQTYTFDMRTQTLDVPRQEAITRDNSPVTADAVVYIRVMDAKKAFLEVDNYKTAVSNLAQTTLRAVLGDMELDETLNKRQAINARIRTELDEPTDEWGIRVESVEVREVNPSKDVQRAMEQQTSAERKRRAMILEAQGERRSAVEKAEGDKQSQIIRAQGEKQSQILEAQGDSISTVLRARSAESMGERAVIDKGLETLAEIGQSDSTTFVLPQELSSMVGRYGKHLTGSDVKADGESLDSLEFDEETRELIGLDDIAEIIGEIDQEAEMDLEAMEQQAQAIKEGKDTGTIAETETEESIGGIDKDFDSSSEEPTSPEND, encoded by the coding sequence ATGGTTCCGGAGCTGATACTCGCACAAGCGGCAACGGTTGGGCTCTTCATCGGCGCCCTCCTCCTGATCGTGGTCCTCGCGGCGCTCCTGAGTGCCATCGAGATCGTCAACGCGTACGAAAAGCGCGCGCTGACGGTCTTCGGGGAATACCGAAAACTGCTCGAGCCCGGTATCAACGTGATTCCGCCGTTCGTCTCCCAGACGTACACGTTCGACATGCGCACCCAGACGCTCGACGTCCCCCGTCAGGAGGCGATCACGCGGGACAACTCGCCGGTGACCGCCGACGCCGTCGTCTACATCCGCGTGATGGACGCCAAGAAGGCGTTCCTCGAGGTCGACAACTACAAGACTGCCGTCTCGAACCTCGCCCAGACTACCCTGCGGGCCGTGCTGGGTGACATGGAACTCGACGAGACGCTGAACAAGCGCCAGGCGATCAACGCGCGCATCCGGACGGAACTCGACGAACCCACCGACGAGTGGGGGATCCGCGTCGAGAGCGTCGAGGTCCGCGAGGTCAACCCCTCGAAGGACGTCCAGCGCGCGATGGAACAACAGACTTCCGCGGAGCGGAAACGCCGTGCCATGATCCTCGAGGCGCAGGGTGAACGCCGGAGCGCCGTCGAGAAGGCCGAAGGTGACAAACAGAGCCAGATCATCCGCGCACAGGGTGAAAAGCAGAGTCAGATCCTCGAGGCCCAGGGTGACTCCATTTCGACGGTCCTTCGTGCCCGCTCGGCCGAATCGATGGGCGAGCGCGCCGTCATCGACAAGGGGCTGGAGACGCTCGCGGAGATCGGCCAGAGCGATTCGACGACGTTCGTCCTGCCACAGGAACTGTCCTCGATGGTCGGCCGCTACGGCAAGCACCTCACCGGCAGCGACGTGAAAGCCGACGGCGAGAGCCTCGATAGCCTCGAGTTCGACGAGGAGACGCGCGAACTCATCGGCCTCGACGACATCGCCGAGATCATCGGCGAGATCGACCAGGAAGCCGAGATGGACCTCGAGGCGATGGAACAGCAGGCCCAGGCGATCAAAGAAGGGAAGGACACCGGGACGATCGCGGAGACCGAGACCGAGGAGAGCATCGGCGGAATCGACAAGGACTTCGACTCCTCGAGCGAGGAGCCGACTTCGCCGGAAAACGACTGA
- a CDS encoding NfeD family protein encodes MVEFLVDNLPVVLLAAGLGLMVLEAISPGAHLIVIGVALAGAGLVGMLLPLTLSPFILVALTLVIGVIATYVYREFDFYGGKGTAQTRDSDSLAGSTGYVTKTVTNRSGEVKLEDGGFAPYYSARSHDGTIEEGEEIIVLDPGGGNVLTVASLEALETDSIDRELAREARRADAENASSRDTVSETEGSG; translated from the coding sequence ATGGTCGAATTCCTCGTCGACAATCTCCCCGTGGTGCTCCTGGCGGCCGGGCTCGGATTGATGGTGCTCGAGGCGATCTCACCGGGCGCACACCTCATCGTCATCGGCGTCGCCCTCGCCGGCGCGGGGCTCGTCGGGATGCTTCTCCCCCTGACGCTCAGCCCGTTCATCCTCGTCGCGTTGACGCTGGTCATCGGCGTGATCGCGACCTACGTCTATCGCGAGTTCGACTTCTACGGCGGGAAGGGAACGGCCCAGACCCGCGACTCGGATTCGCTCGCGGGGTCGACCGGTTACGTCACCAAGACGGTCACGAACCGGAGCGGCGAGGTCAAACTCGAGGACGGCGGGTTCGCCCCGTATTACTCCGCGCGATCACACGACGGGACCATCGAGGAGGGCGAGGAGATCATCGTCCTGGACCCCGGCGGCGGGAACGTCTTGACCGTGGCGTCGCTCGAGGCCCTCGAGACCGACAGCATCGACCGGGAACTGGCCCGGGAAGCCAGGCGGGCGGACGCCGAAAACGCCTCGTCTCGAGATACCGTCTCCGAGACGGAAGGGTCGGGCTGA
- a CDS encoding DUF7312 domain-containing protein: MDDRESDRGSDRTSDRTERAQAEPDGLERRSDGDAEEHEGDGDAENEDAWGRIPISDPTSRRQRAEDDDPAAPGDPSASEPEPNSQPVRSGDPSLEGAVFVLLGAIAMVLVMVRLGSIFAI, translated from the coding sequence ATGGACGACAGGGAATCGGATCGCGGCTCGGACCGAACGAGCGACCGGACCGAGCGCGCGCAGGCCGAACCCGATGGACTCGAGCGACGAAGCGATGGCGACGCTGAAGAACACGAAGGCGACGGCGACGCCGAAAACGAAGACGCCTGGGGCCGCATTCCAATCTCAGACCCAACATCGCGGCGCCAGCGAGCCGAGGACGACGACCCCGCCGCCCCCGGCGATCCGTCCGCTTCCGAACCCGAGCCGAACAGTCAGCCGGTCCGATCGGGCGATCCGTCCCTCGAGGGTGCCGTCTTCGTTCTGCTCGGGGCGATCGCCATGGTGCTCGTGATGGTGAGACTCGGCTCGATCTTCGCCATCTGA
- the pyk gene encoding pyruvate kinase, which produces MRNAKIVCTLGPATNSRSAIRELSETGMAVARLNASHGSLEDRAELIDRVRRVDEATPNPVAVMLDTKGPEIRTAPLPGGETVTLETGSEVRFVEGTNASAEEVGLSVPLTSVEPGDRILLDDGLIETTVTGVDGEAVLARVETGGELGGRRGVNLPGVALDLDVVTEKDRRDLELAAEKEVDFVAASFVRDADDVYEVSETLESFGAEIPIISKIERAGAVENLDEIIEASYGIMVARGDLGVECPMEDVPMIQKRIIRKAREAGRPVITATEMLDSMVHSRRPTRAEASDVANAVLDGTDAVMLSAETAVGDHPTAVVEAMDSIIRQVERSGEYAELLEQRVPTAGEARTDALARSARYLARDIGADAVVAATESGYTALKTAKYRPGVPVVASTPSHRVRRQLALSWGVTPLYASVSDQGADAVVSRAVQSALDAGVAESGDTVVVLCGMMTELEGANTTNMMKVHVAADALETGRVVVAGRATGPIARVTDGDLEAIPDGAIIALSADFDAEFTGDVGKIGGIVDARPGMTGYPALIARETGVPMVSDADVTHLEDGRTVTIDGERGVVYDGDVRGRPSRD; this is translated from the coding sequence ATGAGAAACGCGAAGATCGTCTGTACCCTGGGGCCGGCGACGAACAGTCGCTCGGCTATCCGGGAGCTCTCGGAGACGGGGATGGCCGTTGCCCGGTTGAACGCCAGCCACGGATCGCTCGAGGATCGCGCAGAGTTGATCGACCGGGTTCGACGCGTCGACGAGGCGACACCGAACCCCGTCGCTGTGATGCTCGACACGAAGGGGCCGGAGATTCGGACGGCGCCGCTCCCCGGCGGGGAGACGGTGACCCTCGAGACCGGGAGCGAGGTTCGGTTCGTCGAAGGGACGAACGCCTCCGCCGAGGAAGTCGGCCTGTCCGTGCCGCTCACCAGCGTCGAACCCGGCGACCGCATCCTGCTGGACGACGGGTTGATCGAGACGACCGTCACCGGGGTCGACGGGGAGGCGGTCCTCGCCCGCGTCGAGACCGGCGGCGAACTCGGCGGGCGAAGGGGAGTCAACCTGCCTGGCGTTGCCCTCGACCTCGACGTCGTCACCGAGAAGGATCGGCGCGACCTCGAGCTGGCCGCCGAGAAGGAAGTCGACTTCGTCGCGGCGAGTTTCGTCCGCGACGCCGACGACGTCTACGAGGTCAGCGAGACTCTCGAGTCTTTCGGGGCCGAGATTCCGATCATCTCGAAGATCGAACGCGCGGGAGCGGTCGAGAATCTCGACGAGATCATCGAGGCCTCTTACGGGATCATGGTCGCTCGCGGGGACCTTGGCGTCGAGTGTCCGATGGAGGACGTCCCGATGATCCAGAAGCGAATCATCCGGAAGGCCAGGGAGGCGGGACGGCCGGTCATCACGGCGACGGAGATGCTCGACTCGATGGTCCACTCCCGCCGGCCGACGCGGGCGGAGGCCTCCGACGTGGCGAACGCGGTCCTCGACGGGACCGACGCGGTCATGCTCTCGGCCGAAACCGCCGTCGGCGACCACCCGACGGCCGTCGTCGAGGCCATGGACAGCATCATCCGCCAGGTCGAGCGCTCGGGGGAGTACGCCGAACTGCTCGAGCAGCGCGTGCCGACCGCCGGCGAGGCCCGGACGGACGCGCTGGCCCGCTCGGCGCGATACCTGGCGCGTGACATCGGTGCCGACGCCGTCGTCGCGGCGACCGAATCCGGCTACACGGCGCTGAAGACGGCGAAGTACCGGCCCGGCGTCCCCGTGGTCGCCTCGACGCCGAGCCACCGCGTCCGGCGCCAACTCGCCCTCTCCTGGGGCGTGACGCCCCTCTACGCTAGCGTCTCGGACCAGGGGGCCGACGCCGTCGTCTCACGGGCGGTTCAGTCGGCGCTCGACGCCGGGGTAGCCGAAAGCGGCGACACCGTCGTCGTCCTCTGTGGCATGATGACCGAACTCGAGGGCGCGAATACGACGAACATGATGAAGGTCCACGTCGCCGCGGACGCCCTCGAGACGGGCCGCGTGGTCGTCGCCGGTCGCGCGACGGGACCGATCGCCCGCGTCACGGACGGCGACCTCGAGGCGATACCCGACGGCGCGATCATCGCTCTCTCTGCGGACTTCGACGCCGAGTTCACCGGTGACGTCGGGAAGATCGGCGGCATCGTCGACGCCAGACCCGGCATGACGGGGTATCCGGCACTCATCGCGCGCGAGACGGGCGTTCCGATGGTGAGCGACGCCGACGTCACCCACCTCGAGGACGGGCGGACGGTGACGATCGACGGCGAGCGCGGCGTCGTCTACGATGGCGACGTTCGCGGTCGACCGTCGCGGGACTAG
- a CDS encoding GYD domain-containing protein — translation MPLYASFVDVGDRDVQNAQELASIWGEVRSELEEHDAELKESYAVLGSHDFLVIFEAPDHEKAFTSALTLHRHGLDCETMEILDTDDFASIVDEI, via the coding sequence ATGCCGCTCTACGCATCGTTCGTCGACGTCGGCGACCGCGACGTGCAGAACGCACAGGAACTCGCGTCCATCTGGGGCGAGGTGCGGTCGGAACTCGAGGAACACGACGCCGAGCTCAAGGAATCCTACGCCGTCCTCGGGAGTCACGACTTTCTGGTCATCTTCGAGGCACCGGACCACGAGAAGGCGTTTACGTCGGCACTGACCCTCCACCGCCACGGACTGGACTGCGAGACGATGGAAATTCTCGATACCGACGACTTCGCGTCGATCGTCGACGAAATCTGA
- a CDS encoding DUF7321 family protein codes for MVSELATATVALVMVTASFPFYLYGAWIMIDTEIVTWDVLVYHLKVIAVGLTLNTIPVLLWMAPRVLEQISGLAAVHAFFGLQAYAMLLVALTGIVRILQVKLTHDLYGDPGQDIDLDDLHEHMGAWRRRLRVGVFGYVFFWLLAYLLGVVRYLLRYEVFR; via the coding sequence TGGTCACAGCCAGTTTTCCCTTCTATCTCTACGGCGCCTGGATCATGATCGACACGGAAATCGTCACCTGGGACGTCCTGGTCTACCACCTGAAGGTCATCGCCGTGGGCCTGACTTTGAACACGATTCCCGTCCTCCTCTGGATGGCACCGCGGGTGCTCGAGCAGATAAGCGGTCTGGCGGCCGTGCACGCGTTCTTTGGGCTTCAGGCGTACGCGATGTTACTCGTCGCGCTGACCGGGATCGTTCGCATACTCCAGGTCAAACTCACCCACGACCTCTACGGCGACCCCGGACAAGACATTGACCTCGACGACCTCCACGAGCACATGGGCGCCTGGCGACGGCGACTCCGGGTGGGCGTCTTCGGCTACGTGTTCTTCTGGCTGCTGGCGTACCTGCTCGGAGTGGTTCGCTATCTCCTCCGATACGAAGTGTTCCGGTGA